A region of Acidobacteriota bacterium DNA encodes the following proteins:
- a CDS encoding CRTAC1 family protein, with protein MFFHYTQRLTLRRITTILLAALLAAAITGCPSPPQTAASVPTGGNDMASVTFYDLAADAASGIDFARVPSVTNDAFERIKTEPRYTMPLVVATPEKPRGSPGVALLDYDGDGDLDLYVTNGPGAANSLYASRLEDTGALRFEDVAEAAGVTAKAQDSTGVCFGDLDNDGDPDLVVLGRSEPNLLFENRGDGTFRDVTAQSGLGGTGWGHTDCSVGDVDGDGLLDLAVANSYDWSRREATLTEPWTHNHPNQLFVNEGGLAFRDASESSGILEMNGFRPRRNASATITWALALVDYDQDGDLDLLQADDQGGISPDEESRGLIQVLENDGDGRFTAVTDRSGTDLPGTSWMGLAFADFNCDGRMDFYATNMGDYVFSAVGMPFYRGQLSSRAFLGTPGGGFADAGPGQGLRATPFGWSVMAPDLDNDGDPDVVFFGSLDGAIHTITADNPGVVLLNPDCSAEFEADLEALAVNHTRRNVHGGATGDLNRDGFPDLVTASAFDIPEDIPLKRYPVKHGSPFDETAWFVEAFSPVGEGEFTWNGLRFPDGRLAVEINRGNGNRWIEVRALGTVGLLPNGRVNRDGVGAVIRVTPEGGRTALRPVTGGSGFASQNALAQLFGLERAETATVEVLWPGGTVNRLRNVRAGERIVFPELPCDPSLDRRKYRSCIADALEILRDLGWPPLPKIARFEQP; from the coding sequence ATGTTCTTTCACTACACGCAGCGACTGACGCTCCGCCGCATCACCACGATCCTGCTCGCCGCTCTCCTGGCGGCGGCGATAACCGGCTGTCCGTCTCCACCACAAACCGCCGCCAGCGTGCCGACCGGCGGCAACGACATGGCGAGCGTCACGTTCTATGACTTGGCCGCCGACGCAGCGTCCGGGATCGACTTCGCGCGCGTCCCGTCAGTCACCAACGACGCCTTCGAGCGGATCAAGACCGAGCCCCGCTACACCATGCCGTTGGTGGTCGCCACGCCGGAAAAGCCTCGCGGTTCTCCAGGAGTGGCGCTCTTGGACTACGACGGCGACGGCGATCTCGATCTCTACGTCACCAACGGTCCCGGCGCCGCCAACAGCCTGTACGCCAGCCGCCTGGAGGACACCGGCGCCCTGCGCTTCGAGGACGTGGCGGAAGCCGCCGGTGTCACGGCCAAGGCGCAGGACTCTACCGGCGTTTGCTTTGGCGATCTGGACAACGACGGCGACCCGGACCTGGTGGTGCTGGGGCGCTCGGAGCCGAATCTGCTGTTCGAAAACCGAGGCGACGGTACCTTCCGGGACGTCACCGCCCAGAGCGGCCTGGGCGGCACCGGCTGGGGCCACACGGACTGCTCCGTGGGCGACGTGGATGGCGACGGCCTGCTCGACCTGGCGGTGGCCAACTCCTACGACTGGAGCCGCCGCGAGGCTACCTTGACGGAGCCGTGGACCCACAATCACCCGAACCAGCTCTTCGTGAACGAAGGCGGCCTCGCCTTTCGGGACGCCAGCGAGAGCTCCGGCATTCTGGAAATGAACGGCTTCCGGCCGCGGCGGAACGCCTCCGCCACCATCACCTGGGCCCTCGCCCTGGTGGACTACGACCAGGACGGCGACCTCGACCTCCTCCAGGCCGACGATCAGGGCGGCATCTCCCCGGATGAGGAGAGCCGCGGGCTGATCCAGGTACTCGAAAACGACGGCGACGGCCGCTTCACCGCCGTCACGGACCGATCCGGCACGGACCTGCCGGGCACCTCGTGGATGGGTCTCGCCTTTGCCGACTTCAACTGCGACGGCCGGATGGATTTCTACGCCACCAACATGGGCGACTACGTCTTCTCGGCGGTGGGCATGCCGTTCTACCGCGGGCAGCTCTCGTCGCGGGCCTTCCTCGGCACCCCCGGTGGCGGATTCGCCGACGCCGGGCCCGGGCAGGGGCTGCGGGCCACCCCCTTCGGCTGGTCGGTAATGGCGCCGGACCTGGACAACGACGGCGACCCGGACGTGGTGTTCTTCGGCAGTCTGGACGGCGCCATCCACACCATCACCGCGGACAACCCCGGGGTCGTTCTTCTGAACCCGGACTGCTCCGCCGAATTCGAGGCCGACCTCGAGGCCCTGGCCGTGAACCACACCCGGCGCAACGTCCACGGCGGAGCCACCGGCGACCTCAACCGAGACGGATTTCCGGACCTGGTGACCGCCTCCGCCTTTGACATCCCGGAAGACATTCCCTTAAAGCGCTACCCCGTCAAGCACGGCAGCCCGTTCGATGAAACGGCCTGGTTCGTGGAGGCCTTTTCGCCGGTCGGAGAAGGCGAGTTCACCTGGAACGGCCTGCGCTTTCCGGACGGGCGCCTGGCGGTGGAGATCAACCGGGGCAACGGCAACCGTTGGATCGAGGTGCGCGCCCTGGGAACCGTCGGCCTGTTGCCGAACGGACGGGTCAACCGGGACGGCGTGGGCGCCGTGATCCGGGTGACCCCGGAAGGCGGCCGGACGGCGCTGCGCCCGGTCACCGGCGGTTCGGGCTTCGCCTCCCAGAACGCCCTGGCCCAGCTCTTCGGACTCGAGCGGGCCGAGACCGCCACGGTGGAGGTCCTGTGGCCCGGCGGCACCGTCAACCGCCTGCGGAATGTCCGGGCCGGAGAACGCATTGTCTTCCCCGAACTGCCCTGCGACCCATCGCTGGACCGCCGGAAGTACCGCTCGTGCATAGCCGACGCCCTGGAAATCCTGCGAGACCTTGGTTGGCCTCCCCTTCCCAAAATTGCGAGGTTCGAACAGCCATGA
- a CDS encoding DUF305 domain-containing protein translates to MAVLGCFFATWSQAQAPIVQPGVPGEAPRELSAEEAIEIANTSYSPADVRFMQDMIPHHHQALEMAALVAERTNSPELIDVAGRINASQGDEIEFMKQWLESRGQETPDPTAHHAMHMHHTMTGMATPEQMAALAAAEDTEFDRMFLDLMITHHEGAVTMVEELHDQPGSAYDPVLFEFTSDIVNDQTAEIEKMNVLRVGLSADPRAGLKAGVFDAGQAISNLELVASLPKPPGFFDPENPAGLPLEHPEDEQKESEDEDEEDDRNGDDDRFPLLSFSNSDIAFSGDVMVAGNYHGFNVYRLGDNGVPEHLSSVVCPGGQGDVSIVGDLLIMSVEQTRGRLDCGLQGVSEDVSDERFRGLRIFDISDLTRPRQVGAVQTCRGSHTHSVVSGPDENGKILVYNSGTASVREEEELPGCFDESPGDERTALFRIDVVEIPVDDPSLARIVASPAVFADPEKDGVLAGLWRGGDHGDETQETNRTDHCHDITVFPTKKIAAGACSGNGILFDISDPMNPQRLDVVVDKGFAYWHSATFNNDATKVLFTDEWGGGGRPRCRSYDPLTWGANAFYDIVDGKLEFRSYFKMPAPQLESENCVAHNGSVVPVPGRDLFVQAWYQGGLSVIDFTDTANPLEIAYFDRGPLDEEEQILAGFWSTYWYGNRIYGTEIVRGLDVLALLPSEHLTENEIAAAALADQNGIFNPQQQFPVTWPADPMVARAYIDQLGRDEALPEEFATELDDALGRAAETLANGGADADLADELETLASTVTEAEASGLAQHRRAALGRVLGEIADRMRREG, encoded by the coding sequence ATCGCCGTCCTCGGCTGCTTTTTCGCCACCTGGAGTCAAGCCCAGGCCCCCATCGTGCAGCCCGGCGTGCCGGGCGAGGCACCCCGGGAACTGTCCGCCGAGGAGGCCATCGAGATTGCCAACACCAGCTACTCGCCGGCGGATGTGCGCTTCATGCAGGACATGATCCCGCACCACCACCAGGCGCTGGAGATGGCGGCGCTGGTGGCGGAGCGGACGAATTCGCCGGAGCTGATCGACGTGGCCGGCCGGATCAACGCCTCGCAGGGCGACGAGATCGAATTCATGAAACAGTGGCTCGAATCACGCGGCCAGGAGACTCCGGATCCCACCGCTCACCACGCCATGCACATGCACCACACCATGACCGGCATGGCGACGCCGGAGCAGATGGCAGCGCTGGCGGCGGCTGAGGACACGGAGTTCGACCGGATGTTCCTGGATCTGATGATCACCCACCACGAGGGCGCCGTGACGATGGTCGAAGAGCTGCACGACCAACCCGGCTCGGCCTATGACCCGGTGCTGTTTGAGTTCACGTCCGACATCGTCAACGACCAGACCGCCGAGATCGAAAAGATGAACGTGCTGCGGGTGGGCCTCTCCGCCGATCCGCGCGCCGGTCTCAAGGCCGGGGTGTTCGACGCCGGCCAGGCCATCTCGAACCTGGAGTTGGTGGCCTCGCTACCCAAACCGCCGGGCTTCTTCGATCCGGAAAACCCCGCCGGCCTGCCCCTGGAGCATCCCGAGGACGAGCAGAAGGAGAGCGAGGACGAAGACGAGGAAGACGACCGCAACGGCGACGACGACCGCTTCCCGCTGCTCTCCTTCTCGAACTCCGACATCGCCTTTTCCGGCGACGTGATGGTGGCCGGCAACTACCACGGATTCAACGTCTACCGGCTGGGCGACAACGGCGTGCCGGAGCACTTGAGTTCGGTGGTCTGCCCCGGCGGCCAGGGGGACGTGTCGATTGTCGGAGACTTGTTGATCATGTCCGTCGAGCAGACCCGCGGGCGCCTCGACTGCGGCCTCCAGGGAGTGAGCGAGGACGTCAGCGACGAGCGCTTCCGCGGCCTGCGCATCTTCGACATCTCGGACCTCACCCGGCCGCGCCAGGTGGGCGCGGTGCAGACCTGCCGCGGTTCCCACACCCACTCGGTGGTCTCCGGCCCGGACGAGAATGGCAAGATCCTGGTGTACAACTCCGGCACCGCCTCGGTCCGCGAGGAAGAGGAACTGCCCGGCTGCTTCGACGAATCCCCCGGCGACGAGCGCACCGCGCTCTTCCGCATCGATGTCGTCGAGATTCCGGTGGACGATCCTTCCCTGGCGCGCATCGTCGCCAGTCCGGCGGTGTTCGCGGATCCCGAGAAGGACGGCGTTCTGGCGGGCCTGTGGCGCGGCGGCGACCACGGCGACGAGACCCAGGAGACCAACCGCACGGACCACTGCCACGACATCACCGTCTTCCCCACCAAGAAGATCGCCGCCGGCGCCTGCTCCGGCAACGGCATCCTGTTCGACATCTCGGACCCGATGAACCCGCAGCGTTTGGACGTGGTGGTGGACAAAGGCTTCGCCTACTGGCACTCGGCGACCTTCAACAACGACGCCACCAAGGTGCTGTTCACGGATGAGTGGGGCGGCGGCGGCCGGCCGCGCTGCCGTTCCTACGACCCGCTTACCTGGGGCGCCAACGCCTTCTACGACATCGTGGACGGCAAGCTCGAATTCCGCAGCTACTTCAAGATGCCGGCACCGCAGCTCGAGTCCGAGAACTGCGTGGCCCACAACGGCTCGGTGGTGCCGGTGCCGGGGCGGGATCTGTTCGTTCAGGCCTGGTATCAGGGCGGCCTGTCGGTGATCGACTTCACGGACACCGCCAACCCGCTGGAGATCGCGTACTTCGACCGCGGACCGCTCGACGAAGAAGAGCAGATCCTCGCCGGCTTCTGGTCCACCTACTGGTACGGTAACCGGATCTACGGCACGGAAATCGTGCGCGGCCTGGACGTGCTGGCCCTCCTGCCCAGCGAGCACCTGACCGAAAACGAGATCGCCGCCGCCGCCTTGGCGGACCAGAACGGCATCTTCAATCCGCAACAGCAGTTCCCGGTCACCTGGCCGGCGGACCCGATGGTGGCCCGCGCCTACATCGACCAGCTCGGCCGCGACGAAGCGCTGCCGGAGGAATTCGCAACGGAACTCGACGACGCCCTCGGTCGCGCCGCTGAAACGCTCGCCAACGGCGGCGCCGACGCCGACCTCGCCGACGAGCTAGAGACGCTCGCCTCCACCGTCACCGAAGCTGAGGCCAGCGGCTTGGCCCAACACCGGCGTGCGGCACTGGGCCGGGTGCTGGGGGAGATCGCAGACCGAATGCGTCGAGAGGGTTAG
- a CDS encoding tetratricopeptide repeat protein — protein MNWLTLQNFFQLGFHAAALVFLYLGYRLLRQVVASGGEELPLKLKNVRFFMIMSLAFFVLGASLQLYEGWARRTDRSGARQLLLHLSPTRMPEDVPPAEVRLAGELLEFDNGRAAPEIHAATDMAINLERIRDVVVRLRAINRELQLDQAAALPDVGVGTDDLPGEWTLSDQSLREAGAAELDSTVARLNEALEESDGADSAAIRSSLGWVYYARGDFGAATAELERAASEAQDEEIRVRAYNNLGRVLLDRGDLEGSRAAFQNAGSGVAARGGLGQVAATEQALRVAN, from the coding sequence ATGAATTGGTTGACGCTGCAGAACTTCTTTCAATTGGGCTTTCATGCCGCCGCGCTGGTGTTCTTGTACTTGGGGTACCGCCTGCTCCGGCAAGTGGTGGCGTCCGGTGGCGAGGAGCTGCCGCTGAAGCTGAAGAATGTCCGGTTCTTCATGATCATGTCGCTGGCGTTCTTTGTGCTGGGAGCCAGCCTGCAGCTTTACGAGGGCTGGGCGCGGCGGACGGATCGCAGTGGCGCCCGCCAGCTCCTCCTCCATCTCAGCCCGACCCGCATGCCCGAGGATGTGCCGCCGGCGGAGGTGCGATTGGCCGGAGAGTTACTGGAGTTCGACAATGGGCGGGCGGCGCCGGAGATTCACGCCGCCACCGACATGGCCATCAATCTCGAGAGGATTCGCGATGTGGTGGTGCGCCTGCGGGCGATCAATCGGGAACTCCAGCTCGACCAGGCGGCGGCTTTGCCGGATGTGGGAGTCGGTACCGACGACCTGCCGGGTGAGTGGACGCTTTCGGATCAAAGCCTGCGCGAGGCGGGCGCCGCGGAACTGGACTCCACCGTCGCCCGCCTGAACGAAGCCCTGGAGGAGTCGGATGGCGCGGATTCGGCGGCGATTCGCTCTTCCCTCGGCTGGGTCTACTACGCCCGAGGCGACTTCGGCGCCGCGACGGCGGAACTCGAGCGGGCCGCTAGCGAAGCGCAGGATGAAGAGATCCGGGTGCGTGCCTACAACAACCTCGGCCGGGTACTGCTCGACCGGGGGGATCTGGAAGGCTCGCGGGCCGCCTTCCAGAACGCCGGCTCCGGCGTCGCCGCTCGCGGAGGGCTGGGTCAGGTGGCGGCGACGGAGCAGGCGTTGCGGGTGGCGAACTAA
- a CDS encoding amino acid adenylation domain-containing protein, with amino-acid sequence MTTISGGRRRSGSTEPSRQREENDRSETILELIDRQAEAKPQRTAIIDGTLEITYRRLTERARAIAGALAARGVQPGSMVGVCMNRTWELVATLVGVLRAGGAYVPLDPAYPRERLRYMLEHARAEAAIVDHEKRAELCAGVPEILRLDEVVERTAQGVIGPSPKDLAYVIYTSGSTGRPKGVAMEHRSVVAMSRSMRELLDDRELAGVLAATSVCFDPSVMEILGTLCLGGTVVLAENVLELLDLPAAHRVRTCVMVPSAMQALLAAGRPPAGIRCLVLGGEVLTRSLVDQLHALDPPPRVVNVYGPTEDTVYSTAKEVTTEVETITIGKPVVNSWSYILDDSMQPVAAGEPGELYLTGDQLARGYLHDQELTQERFIELDPNGPIPEERLYRTGDLCRWREDGEIEFLGRVDHQVKLRGFRVELEEVESTLESMTGVDGAAAAVVDGTGDRKVLVAYVVGRNGVTQDAARAFLAERLPPFMVPQVVEHIAELPRLPNGKLDRNALPRPEFGDRRGSIAGETGDLARHLAELPEGKRRAELLEVIQREVASLLGVRSGQVPPDVPLDELGLDSLTSVELNSRLAATLERKLPASALLERWTPADVAGHLLGAVAGDSAPPVTEEKRNGTSNPLGRFQAQLQFCHPPFLAAKLPAWSATDKGTLVEQLKLQAAAPGRDPYGKLVRTGSAHRGIVADAVTQEEREAIIWTTNLYLGLNRDPEVMAAAGAALEHLGTGMGTSAAASGVTDLHLEFEKEFAELVEKPAACLFPTGFTANLGLVAGLLGAQDVVVMDQLCHASIVDGALLAGAQIRTFRHNDPADLESILQTEASPYRTVLVVLESVYSMGEGAAPVADIAGTAKKYGALVLVDEAHSFGFYGPRGAGLCAAEGVTDQVDFIMTTLSKALGSLGGVVAARREHVALLKASSRAYIFQASASPADIAAALAALRRLRTDDSLRERLWDTTAYMRQRFSEAGYDLGTGDGPIVTPHFSDKDTLFAIVRGLFERGVHTAAVTYPIVESGRGRLRFICSAAHSREDVDRTLEALIDAERETEEAREAADDRSGSEGPERSDLENWVHAFSAGWQENGPAPTPNLALSFGVPDHGEPITFACHGREVTAGTHGTQPEQRSNTPFCSLLLKDRRAVSALCTSDVQGLLGSLVRGECEVSGQIEPFIWLIGRLTERRHEAAA; translated from the coding sequence ATGACCACCATCTCCGGCGGTCGGCGGCGGTCGGGCTCCACCGAGCCGAGCCGCCAGCGAGAGGAAAACGACCGAAGCGAAACGATCTTGGAATTGATCGACCGGCAGGCGGAGGCAAAGCCTCAGCGGACGGCGATCATCGACGGTACCTTGGAGATCACCTACCGGCGTTTGACCGAACGGGCACGCGCCATCGCGGGCGCGTTGGCGGCCCGGGGCGTCCAGCCGGGGTCGATGGTCGGGGTGTGCATGAACCGCACCTGGGAACTGGTGGCGACACTGGTGGGAGTGCTGCGCGCCGGCGGCGCCTATGTGCCGCTCGACCCGGCATACCCACGGGAACGGTTGCGCTACATGCTGGAGCACGCGCGCGCCGAGGCCGCCATCGTAGATCACGAGAAGCGGGCGGAGCTCTGCGCCGGGGTACCCGAGATCCTCCGCCTCGACGAGGTGGTGGAACGGACGGCCCAAGGGGTGATCGGACCTTCCCCGAAGGATCTCGCCTACGTCATCTACACCTCCGGCTCGACCGGGCGACCGAAGGGGGTCGCGATGGAGCACCGCAGCGTGGTGGCGATGAGCCGGTCGATGCGCGAACTGCTCGATGACCGGGAACTCGCCGGCGTGCTGGCGGCCACTTCCGTCTGCTTTGACCCTTCGGTGATGGAAATCCTGGGAACGCTGTGCCTCGGCGGAACGGTGGTGCTGGCGGAGAATGTGCTCGAGCTGCTGGACCTGCCGGCGGCCCACCGGGTGCGAACCTGCGTCATGGTGCCGTCGGCGATGCAGGCCTTGCTGGCGGCCGGACGGCCGCCAGCCGGCATCCGGTGCCTGGTGCTCGGCGGCGAGGTGCTGACGCGTTCCCTGGTGGACCAGCTACACGCCCTCGATCCGCCGCCACGGGTGGTCAACGTGTACGGGCCGACCGAGGACACGGTCTACTCCACCGCCAAGGAGGTGACGACCGAGGTGGAAACCATCACTATCGGCAAGCCGGTGGTGAACTCCTGGTCCTACATCCTCGACGACTCCATGCAGCCGGTGGCCGCGGGAGAGCCAGGTGAGCTGTACCTGACCGGCGACCAGCTCGCCCGCGGCTATCTGCACGACCAAGAGTTGACCCAAGAGCGCTTCATCGAGCTGGACCCGAACGGGCCGATCCCCGAGGAAAGGCTGTACCGAACGGGAGATCTCTGCCGATGGCGAGAAGACGGTGAGATTGAGTTTCTGGGACGGGTGGACCATCAGGTGAAATTGCGCGGCTTCCGGGTGGAACTCGAAGAGGTCGAGTCGACGCTCGAATCGATGACCGGCGTGGACGGCGCCGCCGCCGCGGTGGTCGACGGGACCGGTGATCGCAAGGTTTTGGTCGCCTACGTCGTGGGCCGAAACGGCGTGACCCAGGACGCGGCGAGAGCCTTCTTGGCGGAACGGCTGCCCCCATTCATGGTGCCTCAGGTCGTAGAGCACATCGCCGAGCTCCCCCGGCTGCCCAACGGCAAGCTGGACCGCAACGCGCTCCCGAGACCAGAATTCGGCGACCGCCGCGGCAGCATCGCCGGAGAGACCGGGGATCTGGCCCGCCATCTGGCGGAGCTACCGGAGGGCAAGCGGCGCGCCGAACTGCTCGAAGTCATCCAGCGCGAGGTCGCCTCGCTCCTCGGCGTTCGTTCCGGCCAGGTGCCGCCGGACGTTCCCCTGGACGAATTAGGACTGGACTCGCTGACCTCCGTGGAGTTGAACTCCCGCCTCGCCGCTACCCTCGAGCGAAAACTGCCGGCGTCGGCCCTCCTGGAGCGCTGGACTCCGGCAGACGTGGCGGGCCACCTCCTCGGAGCGGTCGCAGGCGACTCGGCACCTCCCGTAACCGAGGAGAAACGGAACGGAACCTCGAATCCCCTCGGCCGCTTTCAGGCGCAGCTTCAGTTCTGCCACCCGCCGTTTCTGGCGGCGAAGCTACCGGCCTGGTCCGCCACCGACAAGGGCACACTGGTCGAACAACTCAAACTCCAGGCCGCCGCTCCCGGCCGAGACCCCTACGGCAAGCTGGTGCGCACCGGTAGCGCACACCGCGGCATCGTCGCCGACGCGGTGACCCAGGAAGAACGCGAGGCCATCATCTGGACCACCAATCTGTACCTCGGCCTGAATCGCGATCCGGAGGTCATGGCGGCAGCCGGCGCCGCTCTGGAGCACCTCGGCACCGGCATGGGCACATCCGCAGCGGCCTCCGGCGTCACCGATCTCCACCTGGAGTTCGAGAAGGAGTTTGCCGAGCTGGTGGAAAAACCCGCCGCCTGCCTGTTTCCCACGGGATTCACCGCCAATCTCGGATTGGTCGCGGGCCTTCTCGGTGCGCAAGACGTCGTGGTGATGGATCAGCTCTGCCACGCCTCCATCGTCGACGGTGCCCTGCTCGCCGGCGCGCAGATCCGAACCTTCCGGCACAACGATCCGGCGGATCTGGAGTCCATTCTCCAAACCGAAGCGTCGCCCTACCGCACAGTGCTGGTCGTGCTAGAAAGCGTCTACAGCATGGGCGAAGGAGCGGCGCCGGTGGCGGACATCGCGGGCACAGCCAAGAAATATGGCGCCCTGGTCCTCGTCGACGAGGCCCATTCCTTTGGGTTCTACGGCCCGCGCGGCGCGGGCCTGTGCGCCGCCGAAGGGGTGACCGACCAGGTCGACTTCATCATGACCACCCTCAGCAAAGCCCTCGGCAGCCTCGGGGGCGTCGTCGCCGCCCGCCGAGAGCACGTCGCCTTGCTGAAGGCGTCCTCCAGGGCCTACATCTTCCAGGCATCGGCGAGCCCCGCGGACATCGCCGCGGCGCTCGCCGCCTTGCGCCGCCTGCGCACGGACGACTCGCTGCGCGAGCGCCTGTGGGACACCACCGCCTACATGCGGCAGAGGTTCAGCGAAGCCGGCTACGACCTCGGGACCGGCGACGGTCCCATCGTCACCCCGCATTTCTCCGACAAAGACACCCTCTTCGCGATCGTCCGGGGCCTGTTCGAACGCGGCGTTCACACGGCGGCCGTGACCTACCCGATCGTCGAGAGCGGACGGGGCCGCCTGCGCTTCATCTGCTCGGCGGCTCACAGCCGCGAGGACGTGGACCGAACCTTGGAAGCCCTGATCGACGCCGAGCGAGAAACGGAAGAGGCGCGCGAAGCGGCCGATGATCGATCCGGGAGCGAAGGTCCTGAGCGCTCCGATCTGGAAAACTGGGTTCACGCCTTCTCCGCCGGCTGGCAGGAGAACGGCCCGGCTCCAACCCCCAACCTCGCCCTATCCTTCGGGGTTCCAGATCATGGCGAGCCCATCACCTTCGCCTGTCACGGACGGGAGGTCACGGCGGGAACCCACGGGACCCAACCCGAGCAGAGATCGAATACGCCGTTCTGTTCCTTGCTTCTCAAGGATCGCCGGGCGGTCTCCGCCCTGTGCACCTCCGATGTGCAAGGACTGCTCGGCAGTCTGGTCAGGGGCGAATGCGAAGTGAGCGGCCAAATCGAGCCGTTCATCTGGCTCATCGGGCGACTGACCGAGCGGCGGCATGAGGCGGCAGCCTGA
- a CDS encoding thioesterase family protein, whose amino-acid sequence MGTFPVEVSFPVHWAELDALGHVNNARYFTWFETARMELFQRVGLATTGLPKIGPILAQTECRFKAPVQYPATVQVGTRVARLGNTSFVMDYRAALEAKPEEAVAEGSGVVVMFDYQGGAKVPIPTDLRARLADLG is encoded by the coding sequence ATGGGTACTTTCCCCGTCGAGGTGTCGTTTCCTGTCCACTGGGCCGAACTCGACGCTCTCGGACACGTCAACAACGCCCGCTATTTCACCTGGTTCGAGACCGCCCGGATGGAGCTGTTCCAGCGGGTCGGGCTCGCCACCACCGGACTGCCGAAGATCGGCCCGATCCTGGCGCAAACGGAATGCCGGTTCAAAGCTCCGGTTCAGTATCCCGCGACGGTTCAAGTGGGTACCCGCGTGGCCCGACTCGGCAATACGAGTTTCGTGATGGACTACCGGGCTGCCCTCGAAGCGAAGCCCGAAGAGGCGGTCGCCGAGGGCTCGGGGGTGGTGGTGATGTTCGACTACCAAGGCGGCGCGAAGGTACCGATTCCGACGGACCTTCGCGCCCGACTCGCCGATCTCGGCTAA
- a CDS encoding MerC domain-containing protein — MKSTSTPDIRTIADGLGVLGAAACALHCIALPALLVLGTTLPTVFFADESFHRSMLWWVVPAAVIAFALGCKRHRDRRVLLLGVLGVAGLLLSGTVLHDLMGETAEKLATLGSAILLVCAHLRNYRLCRSDACRHDDA, encoded by the coding sequence ATGAAATCGACATCCACTCCAGACATCAGAACCATCGCCGATGGGCTCGGAGTCCTAGGCGCAGCGGCTTGCGCCCTGCACTGCATCGCTCTGCCGGCTCTCCTCGTCCTCGGCACGACGCTTCCGACGGTCTTCTTCGCTGACGAGTCCTTCCACCGCTCGATGCTGTGGTGGGTCGTTCCAGCGGCCGTGATCGCCTTCGCGCTCGGTTGTAAGCGGCACAGGGATCGGCGGGTGCTGCTATTGGGGGTCTTGGGCGTTGCCGGTCTCCTGCTGTCGGGGACCGTCCTCCACGACCTGATGGGCGAGACGGCAGAGAAACTGGCGACCCTGGGGTCGGCCATCCTGCTCGTCTGTGCACATCTCCGAAACTACAGGCTCTGCCGGTCGGATGCGTGCCGGCACGACGACGCCTGA